The following coding sequences lie in one Takifugu rubripes chromosome 8, fTakRub1.2, whole genome shotgun sequence genomic window:
- the nwd2 gene encoding NACHT and WD repeat domain-containing protein 2 isoform X2, producing the protein MWPSGAGSRQPCPRESALRRAAVSGNISALPPHHVPGGRSVRVFICCNPDDTVAERNALKEHVYPKLRDFCRENYGIEFQVVDLYWGVDPEEWDSPELQRLRMKLLEECLKTSAGPCFVGLVGEKYGSIRVPGEVESAEFEMILDAAVEAGLDTHILEEWYCRDENSVPPAYYLKPKAQMLKNFQNSMESSSVAKTKNDKAWRNVSEEIKRLFRTAVLQLQEKGTMKSTEAKKFLCSALEDELDFALGKQTPAFLRKCVCYIRKISNFDRFAKLPEMGRYMDIVVSADRVMRNQEAYERLLKVRDEFIPTVVAASNLRVYSSVTHCDMKLGYSQEVESNYVEGLCKQFYEDMVDIIQATVQQNFDTEKDTLYDEILQHLSLCKSHAALHQSKNESLDYIQEYLLPSKGSRMSPLVVYGGPCTGKTVLLAEAARQAYTWLQNEMGPETDPVVIVRFIGSTQLSTDLRTLLQSICEQIALNYRCLIHFLPNKIQEMKELLINLLGESSFHRPLVIVLDALEQLSEADEVRKLWWLPIHLPRTVRIVVSTLPNKHGILQKLRHLIHDEGYYVELVQRDRKVCSQTLKQQLLGVKRKVTSGQQIYVNEALSKCTLPMFVNLIYREVVHWRSHKDVDDRSLCSTVHESIEQLFYSVENKLGQRFVFRALGYITMAKAGLTEVELEDILSLDNIVLGDVIVATYLKNPLRISYDLVAKLKEELEGYLVERQVRNVTLMVWANRHLHLIAQKLYLSNEEDVHQMHSLLAEYFLGAWSGGRKKIFTYDNNHFTSLNISHHKNAHQHSHEKASSDKYSYDRQSPEQPWVFQCNLLEPDIFFVNHRKMTELVYHLSRSGRTDDLMFGVIMNFSWLYTMIKIGQFEKALTDIDLAYSYTQEKELKFLATTLRSIKVKVLKNPASLSAELQQRLLPVVTSLPKLRHLLLECDKDGPKYCSIVPLHSSMDVTYSPERLPLCSSYMQIVEILPTLAPNIVLVALEDGSVSTWDVESRQLLRQIDTARAVVLGIRLTTDEKYLVVATTKNTLLIYDNHKSCLLSEVEIKGSKHGGVTGGVAFINGFTLSTHHALAWLEASKDVNVIDLLYGWPLYQFHCWYEVTCVQCSPDGMYAFCGQYLNTASIFHLGNGEKLATVTSEFSGGFVKSILILDTLNQMVMIDNEGSLSVWNTKEITNPRLMEDYDCRGDDSEVVSIELSEDQRSLLLCKAQSIEVLDTKVWKMVEKFKAKRSELFVAAVLSKNGQSIVASMENTSSIFVWRRDSGQCMASLIEISGAIVKLIKSVHHNLLLSVASSGVLSVWDIDIITAMSNIDKTGKKIQTLHLSSREDYVFTMDGSEAVHKWNFSTGFIETVFKHEGIVENCVLTSSGDLMVTSDDKSSQYIWQTNNGENIFRINGQRISQLLITHNDQFVVSLCEQNASRVWRLATGHKVCNILVTLQNALITTANTFLVGTSKNKLLAVSLWSGSVSKKFVCDDGITIVNFKLIPDCPDCVVFITSTETIFIWSVADESVCRRVQLPSNFLKNLEDFQISPNGKVGIVSKGDDNINVLDLHSGKLRVVHAAGIIWRQKLSRDGRYLVYVCFRNCDEDDDAGVVSNLIVMRLADGKSIGTCSLYKTPTFLSLSQRALNIIIGFEDGSIGTYTVVDRVDAALKIKIATSNSRQIVNNASQKVRPKCCNNSFKTVADCTWRESTEVFSRDSPINVSDSGEVESTTPIKKD; encoded by the exons ACACGGTGGCCGAGAGGAACGCGCTAAAAGAGCACGTGTACCCCAAACTACGAGATTTCTGCAGGGAGAACTACGGCATCGAATTCCAG GTGGTGGACCTCTACTGGGGCGTGGACCCGGAAGAGTGGGACAGTCCGGAGCTGCAGCGGCTCCGAATGAAGCTCCTGGAGGAATGCCTGAAGACCTCAGCAGGGCCGTGTTTCGTG GGTCTGGTGGGGGAGAAGTACGGCAGCATCCGAGTGCCGGGCGAGGTGGAGTCGGCCGAGTTCGAGATGATCCTGGACGCAGCCGTGGAGGCGGGGCTGGACACACACATTCTGGAAGAGTGGTACTGCAGGGACGAAAATTCCGTGCCACCCGCATACTACCTCAAACCTAAAGCCCAAATGCTCAAGAACTTCCAGAACTCG ATGGAGTCGAGCAGCGTAGCCAAGACTAAGAACGACAAGGCCTGGAGGAACGTCTCTGAGGAGATCAAGAGACTCTTCAGAACAGcggtgctgcagcttcaggagaAGGGGACCATGAAGAGCACCGAGGCCAAGAAGTTCCTCTGCTCCG CCTTGGAGGATGAGCTGGACTTCGCTCTTGGGAAACAAACTCCGGCCTTTCTTAGGAAATGCGTCTGCTACATCCGCAAGATATCCAACTTCGACCGCTTTGCCAAGCTCCCCGAGATGGGCCGATACATGGACATCGTCGTCAGCGCGGACCGAGTCATGCGCAACCAGGAGGCCTACGAGCGTCTCCTGAAGGTGCGGGACGAGTTCATCCCCACCGTGGTCGCCGCCTCCAACCTCCGCGTTTATTCCTCGGTGACGCACTGCGACATGAAGCTAGGCTACTCTCAGGAGGTGGAGAGCAACTACGTGGAGGGTCTGTGCAAGCAGTTCTACGAGGACATGGTGGACATCATCCAAGCTACCGTGCAGCAGAACTTTGACACAGAGAAGGACACGCTTTATGACGAGATCCTGCAGCACCTGTCCCTCTGCAAAAGCCACGCTGCGCTTCACCAATCCAAGAATGAGTCTTTGGACTACATACAGGAGTATCTTCTGCCCTCCAAGGGCAGCAGAATGAGCCCCCTGGTGGTCTACGGAGGACCCTGCACTGGGAAGACGGTGCTGCTAGCTGAGGCTGCCAGACAG GCCTACACGTGGTTGCAAAACGAGATGGGCCCGGAAACCGACCCGGTGGTCATTGTGCGGTTCATCGGCTCCACTCAGCTCTCAACAGACCTCCGCACCCTCCTTCAGAGCATTTGTGAACAGATTGCACTAAACTACCGCTGCCTGATTCACTTTTTGCCTAACAAGATCCaggagatgaaggagctgctgaTCAACCTTCTCGGGGAATCTTCATTCCACAGGCCTTTAGTCATCGTCCTGGACGCCCTGGAGCAGCTCTCGGAGGCAGACGAAGTCCGCAAGCTGTGGTGGCTCCCTATACACCTTCCTCGGACCGTCCGGATTGTTGTCTCAACTTTGCCCAACAAACACGGCATCCTGCAGAAGCTTCGGCACCTCATCCACGATGAGGGCTATTATGTCGAATTAGTCCAGAGGGACCGAAAGGTCTGCAGCCAAAccctgaaacagcagctgcttggAGTGAAAAGGAAAGTCACTTCGGGACAGCAAATCTATGTCAACGAGGCACTCTCCAAGTGCACATTGCCAATGTTTGTCAATCTCATCTACAGAGAAGTTGTTCATTGGAGGTCTCACAAAGATGTCGATGATCGGTCCCTGTGCTCCACTGTGCACGAAAGCATAGAACAGCTGTTCTACTCAGTGGAGAACAAGTTGGGCCAACGATTTGTCTTCAGAGCATTAGGGTATATCACCATGGCCAAGGCAGGGCTGACAGAGGTTGAGCTGGAAGATATCTTGTCTCTTGATAATATAGTTCTCGGTGATGTTATTGTGGCCACTTACCTCAAAAACCCCTTGAGAATATCTTACGATTTGGTAGCGAAGCTAAAAGAGGAACTGGAGGGCTATTTGGTGGAAAGACAGGTGCGTAACGTCACCTTGATGGTTTGGGCTAACCGACACCTGCATCTCATCGCCCAGAAACTGTACCTCAGCAACGAAGAGGATGTCCATCAGATGCACAGCCTCCTCGCCGAGTACTTTCTGGGCGCGTGGTCCGGAGGCAGGAAAAAGATCTTCACCTACGACAACAATCATTTCACGTCCCTGAATATATCTCACCACAAAAACGCCCATCAGCATTCACACGAAAAAGCCTCCTCTGACAAGTACTCCTACGATCGGCAGTCTCCTGAGCAGCCTTGGGTGTTCCAGTGCAACCTTTTGGAGCCTGACATCTTCTTTGTGAACCACAGGAAGATGACCGAGCTGGTGTACCACCTGAGCAGGAGTGGACGGACTGATGACCTCATGTTTGGCGTCATCATGAACTTCAGCTGGCTGTACACCATGATAAAGATCGGTCAGTTTGAGAAGGCTTTAACGGACATTGACCTGGCGTATAGCTACACCCAAGAAAAGGAGCTGAAGTTCCTGGCAACCACTCTCCGTAGCATCAAAGTGAAAGTGCTGAAGAATCCAGCTTCAttgtctgcagagctgcaacAAAGGCTTCTTCCAGTTGTCACCTCCCTCCCAAAGCTCCGACACCTTCTGCTGGAGTGTGACAAAGATGGTCCGAAGTACTGCTCCATCGtgcctctccactcctccatggACGTCACCTACAGCCCTGAGaggcttcctctctgctctaGCTACATGCAGATCGTAGAGATCTTGCCCACTCTCGCCCCGAACATAGTCCTCGTTGCACTTGAAGATGGTTCTGTCAGCACCTGGGATGTAGAGAGCCGCCAGCTTCTGAGACAGATCGACACAGCCAGAGCTGTCGTGCTGGGAATCAGGTTAACCACTGATGAAAAGTATCTGGTTGTTGCCACAACCAAAAACACGCTGCTGATCTACGATAATCACAAGTCCTGCCTTTTATCCGAGGTTGAAATCAAAGGGTCCAAGCACGGCGGCGTCACTGGCGGGGTGGCTTTCATTAACGGTTTCACCTTGTCCACCCATCATGCTCTGGCTTGGCTTGAAGCCAGCAAAGACGTCAACGTAATTGACCTGCTCTACGGCTGGCCTCTTTATCAGTTCCATTGCTGGTATGAAGTGACATGTGTCCAGTGCTCCCCCGATGGGATGTATGCCTTCTGCGGCCAGTACCTCAACACCGCATCCATCTTTCATCTGGGAAACGGAGAGAAGTTGGCCACAGTGACGTCCGAATTTTCTGGCGGATTCGTTAAGTCCATTCTGATTCTGGACACTCTCAACCAAATGGTGATGATCGACAATGAAGGCAGTCTGTCAGTGTGGAACACCAAAGAGATCACCAACCCCAGGTTGATGGAGGACTACGACTGCAGAGGAGACGACAGTGAGGTGGTGAGCATAGAACTATCTGAAGACCAAcgctctcttctcctctgtaaGGCCCAAAGTATCGAGGTTCTGGACACAAAGGTGTGGAAAATGGTAGAGAAGTTCAAAGCCAAACGCTCTGAGCTGTTTGTAGCTGCCGTTTTATCCAAGAATGGACAAAGCATCGTGGCCTCCATGGAGAACACCTCTTCGATCTTTGTGTGGAGGCGGGACAGTGGACAGTGCATGGCTAGCCTGATTGAGATTTCAGGCGCTATTGTCAAACTCATCAAATCCGTTCACCACAaccttcttctctctgttgcCAGCAGTGGAGTGTTGTCCGTTTGGGACATCGATATCATCACGGCCATGTCCAATATTGACAAGACTGGCAAGAAGATCCAGACCCTCCATCTGTCCAGCAGAGAGGATTATGTTTTTACCATGGATGGTTCAGAAGCTGTCCACAAATGGAATTTCAGCACTGGCTTCATTGAGACCGTCTTTAAGCACGAAGGCATAGTCGAGAACTGTGTCCTAACCTCCTCAGGGGATCTCATGGTGACTTCCGATGACAAGTCCAGTCAGTACATCTGGCAAACCAACAATGGAGAGAACATCTTCCGCATCAACGGACAGAGAATATCGCAGCTACTTATCACCCACAACGACCAGTTTGTTGTTTCCCTCTGTGAGCAGAATGCCTCCAGAGTTTGGAGGCTTGCTACCGGTCACAAAGTCTGCAACATTTTGGTCACTCTTCAGAACGCATTGATCACCACCGCAAACACGTTCCTGGTGGGAACGTCCAAAAACAAGCTGCTTGCTGTCAGCCTCTGGTCAGGCAGCGTGTCCAAGAAGTTTGTCTGCGATGATGGCATCACCATCGTCAACTTCAAGCTCATTCCCGACTGCCCCGACTGCGTGGTGTTCATCACGTCTACGGAAACCATCTTCATCTGGAGCGTGGCGGACGAGTCCGTCTGCAGGCGAGTCCAGCTTCCCTCCAACTTCCTGAAGAATCTAGAGGACTTCCAGATCTCCCCTAATGGAAAAGTAGGCATTGTATCCAAGGGCGATGATAACATCAATGTCTTGGACCTGCACAGCGGGAAGCTAAGGGTCGTCCATGCTGCTGGGATAATTTGGCGTCAGAAGTTATCAAGAGACGGCCGTTACCTCGTGTATGTCTGCTTCCGGAACTGTGACGAAGATGACGACGCCGGCGTCGTGTCCAACCTGATCGTAATGCGCCTCGCTGATGGCAAGAGCATCGGCACGTGCTCCTTATACAAGACCCCCACCTTCCTGTCGCTTTCGCAGCGAGCGCTGAACATCATCATCGGCTTCGAGGACGGCAGCATCGGCACCTACACAGTGGTGGATCGCGTCGACGCTGCCTTGAAGATAAAAATCGCCACCTCCAACAGCAGACAGATTGTCAACAACGCCTCGCAGAAGGTGCGGCCCAAGTGCTGCAACAATTCCTTCAAGACTGTTGCCGACTGCACTTGGAGGGAGTCGACCGAGGTTTTCTCAAGGGACAGCCCAATCAACGTGTCTGACTCTGGGGAAGTCGAGTCAACCACACCTATCAAAAAAGACTGA
- the nwd2 gene encoding NACHT and WD repeat domain-containing protein 2 isoform X1 — translation MKRMNPRWKSSPMWPSGAGSRQPCPRESALRRAAVSGNISALPPHHVPGGRSVRVFICCNPDDTVAERNALKEHVYPKLRDFCRENYGIEFQVVDLYWGVDPEEWDSPELQRLRMKLLEECLKTSAGPCFVGLVGEKYGSIRVPGEVESAEFEMILDAAVEAGLDTHILEEWYCRDENSVPPAYYLKPKAQMLKNFQNSMESSSVAKTKNDKAWRNVSEEIKRLFRTAVLQLQEKGTMKSTEAKKFLCSALEDELDFALGKQTPAFLRKCVCYIRKISNFDRFAKLPEMGRYMDIVVSADRVMRNQEAYERLLKVRDEFIPTVVAASNLRVYSSVTHCDMKLGYSQEVESNYVEGLCKQFYEDMVDIIQATVQQNFDTEKDTLYDEILQHLSLCKSHAALHQSKNESLDYIQEYLLPSKGSRMSPLVVYGGPCTGKTVLLAEAARQAYTWLQNEMGPETDPVVIVRFIGSTQLSTDLRTLLQSICEQIALNYRCLIHFLPNKIQEMKELLINLLGESSFHRPLVIVLDALEQLSEADEVRKLWWLPIHLPRTVRIVVSTLPNKHGILQKLRHLIHDEGYYVELVQRDRKVCSQTLKQQLLGVKRKVTSGQQIYVNEALSKCTLPMFVNLIYREVVHWRSHKDVDDRSLCSTVHESIEQLFYSVENKLGQRFVFRALGYITMAKAGLTEVELEDILSLDNIVLGDVIVATYLKNPLRISYDLVAKLKEELEGYLVERQVRNVTLMVWANRHLHLIAQKLYLSNEEDVHQMHSLLAEYFLGAWSGGRKKIFTYDNNHFTSLNISHHKNAHQHSHEKASSDKYSYDRQSPEQPWVFQCNLLEPDIFFVNHRKMTELVYHLSRSGRTDDLMFGVIMNFSWLYTMIKIGQFEKALTDIDLAYSYTQEKELKFLATTLRSIKVKVLKNPASLSAELQQRLLPVVTSLPKLRHLLLECDKDGPKYCSIVPLHSSMDVTYSPERLPLCSSYMQIVEILPTLAPNIVLVALEDGSVSTWDVESRQLLRQIDTARAVVLGIRLTTDEKYLVVATTKNTLLIYDNHKSCLLSEVEIKGSKHGGVTGGVAFINGFTLSTHHALAWLEASKDVNVIDLLYGWPLYQFHCWYEVTCVQCSPDGMYAFCGQYLNTASIFHLGNGEKLATVTSEFSGGFVKSILILDTLNQMVMIDNEGSLSVWNTKEITNPRLMEDYDCRGDDSEVVSIELSEDQRSLLLCKAQSIEVLDTKVWKMVEKFKAKRSELFVAAVLSKNGQSIVASMENTSSIFVWRRDSGQCMASLIEISGAIVKLIKSVHHNLLLSVASSGVLSVWDIDIITAMSNIDKTGKKIQTLHLSSREDYVFTMDGSEAVHKWNFSTGFIETVFKHEGIVENCVLTSSGDLMVTSDDKSSQYIWQTNNGENIFRINGQRISQLLITHNDQFVVSLCEQNASRVWRLATGHKVCNILVTLQNALITTANTFLVGTSKNKLLAVSLWSGSVSKKFVCDDGITIVNFKLIPDCPDCVVFITSTETIFIWSVADESVCRRVQLPSNFLKNLEDFQISPNGKVGIVSKGDDNINVLDLHSGKLRVVHAAGIIWRQKLSRDGRYLVYVCFRNCDEDDDAGVVSNLIVMRLADGKSIGTCSLYKTPTFLSLSQRALNIIIGFEDGSIGTYTVVDRVDAALKIKIATSNSRQIVNNASQKVRPKCCNNSFKTVADCTWRESTEVFSRDSPINVSDSGEVESTTPIKKD, via the exons ACACGGTGGCCGAGAGGAACGCGCTAAAAGAGCACGTGTACCCCAAACTACGAGATTTCTGCAGGGAGAACTACGGCATCGAATTCCAG GTGGTGGACCTCTACTGGGGCGTGGACCCGGAAGAGTGGGACAGTCCGGAGCTGCAGCGGCTCCGAATGAAGCTCCTGGAGGAATGCCTGAAGACCTCAGCAGGGCCGTGTTTCGTG GGTCTGGTGGGGGAGAAGTACGGCAGCATCCGAGTGCCGGGCGAGGTGGAGTCGGCCGAGTTCGAGATGATCCTGGACGCAGCCGTGGAGGCGGGGCTGGACACACACATTCTGGAAGAGTGGTACTGCAGGGACGAAAATTCCGTGCCACCCGCATACTACCTCAAACCTAAAGCCCAAATGCTCAAGAACTTCCAGAACTCG ATGGAGTCGAGCAGCGTAGCCAAGACTAAGAACGACAAGGCCTGGAGGAACGTCTCTGAGGAGATCAAGAGACTCTTCAGAACAGcggtgctgcagcttcaggagaAGGGGACCATGAAGAGCACCGAGGCCAAGAAGTTCCTCTGCTCCG CCTTGGAGGATGAGCTGGACTTCGCTCTTGGGAAACAAACTCCGGCCTTTCTTAGGAAATGCGTCTGCTACATCCGCAAGATATCCAACTTCGACCGCTTTGCCAAGCTCCCCGAGATGGGCCGATACATGGACATCGTCGTCAGCGCGGACCGAGTCATGCGCAACCAGGAGGCCTACGAGCGTCTCCTGAAGGTGCGGGACGAGTTCATCCCCACCGTGGTCGCCGCCTCCAACCTCCGCGTTTATTCCTCGGTGACGCACTGCGACATGAAGCTAGGCTACTCTCAGGAGGTGGAGAGCAACTACGTGGAGGGTCTGTGCAAGCAGTTCTACGAGGACATGGTGGACATCATCCAAGCTACCGTGCAGCAGAACTTTGACACAGAGAAGGACACGCTTTATGACGAGATCCTGCAGCACCTGTCCCTCTGCAAAAGCCACGCTGCGCTTCACCAATCCAAGAATGAGTCTTTGGACTACATACAGGAGTATCTTCTGCCCTCCAAGGGCAGCAGAATGAGCCCCCTGGTGGTCTACGGAGGACCCTGCACTGGGAAGACGGTGCTGCTAGCTGAGGCTGCCAGACAG GCCTACACGTGGTTGCAAAACGAGATGGGCCCGGAAACCGACCCGGTGGTCATTGTGCGGTTCATCGGCTCCACTCAGCTCTCAACAGACCTCCGCACCCTCCTTCAGAGCATTTGTGAACAGATTGCACTAAACTACCGCTGCCTGATTCACTTTTTGCCTAACAAGATCCaggagatgaaggagctgctgaTCAACCTTCTCGGGGAATCTTCATTCCACAGGCCTTTAGTCATCGTCCTGGACGCCCTGGAGCAGCTCTCGGAGGCAGACGAAGTCCGCAAGCTGTGGTGGCTCCCTATACACCTTCCTCGGACCGTCCGGATTGTTGTCTCAACTTTGCCCAACAAACACGGCATCCTGCAGAAGCTTCGGCACCTCATCCACGATGAGGGCTATTATGTCGAATTAGTCCAGAGGGACCGAAAGGTCTGCAGCCAAAccctgaaacagcagctgcttggAGTGAAAAGGAAAGTCACTTCGGGACAGCAAATCTATGTCAACGAGGCACTCTCCAAGTGCACATTGCCAATGTTTGTCAATCTCATCTACAGAGAAGTTGTTCATTGGAGGTCTCACAAAGATGTCGATGATCGGTCCCTGTGCTCCACTGTGCACGAAAGCATAGAACAGCTGTTCTACTCAGTGGAGAACAAGTTGGGCCAACGATTTGTCTTCAGAGCATTAGGGTATATCACCATGGCCAAGGCAGGGCTGACAGAGGTTGAGCTGGAAGATATCTTGTCTCTTGATAATATAGTTCTCGGTGATGTTATTGTGGCCACTTACCTCAAAAACCCCTTGAGAATATCTTACGATTTGGTAGCGAAGCTAAAAGAGGAACTGGAGGGCTATTTGGTGGAAAGACAGGTGCGTAACGTCACCTTGATGGTTTGGGCTAACCGACACCTGCATCTCATCGCCCAGAAACTGTACCTCAGCAACGAAGAGGATGTCCATCAGATGCACAGCCTCCTCGCCGAGTACTTTCTGGGCGCGTGGTCCGGAGGCAGGAAAAAGATCTTCACCTACGACAACAATCATTTCACGTCCCTGAATATATCTCACCACAAAAACGCCCATCAGCATTCACACGAAAAAGCCTCCTCTGACAAGTACTCCTACGATCGGCAGTCTCCTGAGCAGCCTTGGGTGTTCCAGTGCAACCTTTTGGAGCCTGACATCTTCTTTGTGAACCACAGGAAGATGACCGAGCTGGTGTACCACCTGAGCAGGAGTGGACGGACTGATGACCTCATGTTTGGCGTCATCATGAACTTCAGCTGGCTGTACACCATGATAAAGATCGGTCAGTTTGAGAAGGCTTTAACGGACATTGACCTGGCGTATAGCTACACCCAAGAAAAGGAGCTGAAGTTCCTGGCAACCACTCTCCGTAGCATCAAAGTGAAAGTGCTGAAGAATCCAGCTTCAttgtctgcagagctgcaacAAAGGCTTCTTCCAGTTGTCACCTCCCTCCCAAAGCTCCGACACCTTCTGCTGGAGTGTGACAAAGATGGTCCGAAGTACTGCTCCATCGtgcctctccactcctccatggACGTCACCTACAGCCCTGAGaggcttcctctctgctctaGCTACATGCAGATCGTAGAGATCTTGCCCACTCTCGCCCCGAACATAGTCCTCGTTGCACTTGAAGATGGTTCTGTCAGCACCTGGGATGTAGAGAGCCGCCAGCTTCTGAGACAGATCGACACAGCCAGAGCTGTCGTGCTGGGAATCAGGTTAACCACTGATGAAAAGTATCTGGTTGTTGCCACAACCAAAAACACGCTGCTGATCTACGATAATCACAAGTCCTGCCTTTTATCCGAGGTTGAAATCAAAGGGTCCAAGCACGGCGGCGTCACTGGCGGGGTGGCTTTCATTAACGGTTTCACCTTGTCCACCCATCATGCTCTGGCTTGGCTTGAAGCCAGCAAAGACGTCAACGTAATTGACCTGCTCTACGGCTGGCCTCTTTATCAGTTCCATTGCTGGTATGAAGTGACATGTGTCCAGTGCTCCCCCGATGGGATGTATGCCTTCTGCGGCCAGTACCTCAACACCGCATCCATCTTTCATCTGGGAAACGGAGAGAAGTTGGCCACAGTGACGTCCGAATTTTCTGGCGGATTCGTTAAGTCCATTCTGATTCTGGACACTCTCAACCAAATGGTGATGATCGACAATGAAGGCAGTCTGTCAGTGTGGAACACCAAAGAGATCACCAACCCCAGGTTGATGGAGGACTACGACTGCAGAGGAGACGACAGTGAGGTGGTGAGCATAGAACTATCTGAAGACCAAcgctctcttctcctctgtaaGGCCCAAAGTATCGAGGTTCTGGACACAAAGGTGTGGAAAATGGTAGAGAAGTTCAAAGCCAAACGCTCTGAGCTGTTTGTAGCTGCCGTTTTATCCAAGAATGGACAAAGCATCGTGGCCTCCATGGAGAACACCTCTTCGATCTTTGTGTGGAGGCGGGACAGTGGACAGTGCATGGCTAGCCTGATTGAGATTTCAGGCGCTATTGTCAAACTCATCAAATCCGTTCACCACAaccttcttctctctgttgcCAGCAGTGGAGTGTTGTCCGTTTGGGACATCGATATCATCACGGCCATGTCCAATATTGACAAGACTGGCAAGAAGATCCAGACCCTCCATCTGTCCAGCAGAGAGGATTATGTTTTTACCATGGATGGTTCAGAAGCTGTCCACAAATGGAATTTCAGCACTGGCTTCATTGAGACCGTCTTTAAGCACGAAGGCATAGTCGAGAACTGTGTCCTAACCTCCTCAGGGGATCTCATGGTGACTTCCGATGACAAGTCCAGTCAGTACATCTGGCAAACCAACAATGGAGAGAACATCTTCCGCATCAACGGACAGAGAATATCGCAGCTACTTATCACCCACAACGACCAGTTTGTTGTTTCCCTCTGTGAGCAGAATGCCTCCAGAGTTTGGAGGCTTGCTACCGGTCACAAAGTCTGCAACATTTTGGTCACTCTTCAGAACGCATTGATCACCACCGCAAACACGTTCCTGGTGGGAACGTCCAAAAACAAGCTGCTTGCTGTCAGCCTCTGGTCAGGCAGCGTGTCCAAGAAGTTTGTCTGCGATGATGGCATCACCATCGTCAACTTCAAGCTCATTCCCGACTGCCCCGACTGCGTGGTGTTCATCACGTCTACGGAAACCATCTTCATCTGGAGCGTGGCGGACGAGTCCGTCTGCAGGCGAGTCCAGCTTCCCTCCAACTTCCTGAAGAATCTAGAGGACTTCCAGATCTCCCCTAATGGAAAAGTAGGCATTGTATCCAAGGGCGATGATAACATCAATGTCTTGGACCTGCACAGCGGGAAGCTAAGGGTCGTCCATGCTGCTGGGATAATTTGGCGTCAGAAGTTATCAAGAGACGGCCGTTACCTCGTGTATGTCTGCTTCCGGAACTGTGACGAAGATGACGACGCCGGCGTCGTGTCCAACCTGATCGTAATGCGCCTCGCTGATGGCAAGAGCATCGGCACGTGCTCCTTATACAAGACCCCCACCTTCCTGTCGCTTTCGCAGCGAGCGCTGAACATCATCATCGGCTTCGAGGACGGCAGCATCGGCACCTACACAGTGGTGGATCGCGTCGACGCTGCCTTGAAGATAAAAATCGCCACCTCCAACAGCAGACAGATTGTCAACAACGCCTCGCAGAAGGTGCGGCCCAAGTGCTGCAACAATTCCTTCAAGACTGTTGCCGACTGCACTTGGAGGGAGTCGACCGAGGTTTTCTCAAGGGACAGCCCAATCAACGTGTCTGACTCTGGGGAAGTCGAGTCAACCACACCTATCAAAAAAGACTGA